From a region of the Desmodus rotundus isolate HL8 chromosome 7, HLdesRot8A.1, whole genome shotgun sequence genome:
- the LOC128781390 gene encoding olfactory receptor 8A1, whose product MAAENHSTLVDFILGGLTKRPELQLPLFLLFLGIYMVTMIGNLGMMTLIGLNAQLHTPMYFFLSNLSLVDLCYSSVITPKMLVNFLSEKNVISYAGCMAQLYFFLVFVIAEGYMLTVMAYDRYVAICRPLLYNIIMSHQACSLLVTVVYIMGLVGSSIETGLMIQMPYCEVVISHYFCDILPLMKLSCSSTYDVEVTVYFVAGFNIIVTCLAVLVSYAFIMYSIFRISTAEGRSKAFSTCTSHLVAVGMFYGSTAFMYLKPSTASSLAQENVASVFYTTVIPMLNPLIYSLRNKEVKAAIQKTLRRKMV is encoded by the coding sequence ATGGCTGCAGAAAATCACTCTACACTGGTGGACTTCATTCTCGGGGGATTAACAAAGCGACCAGAGCTCCAGctacccctctttctcctcttccttggcATCTACATGGTCACCATGATAGGGAACCTGGGCATGATGACTCTGATTGGTCTGAATGCTCAGcttcacacccccatgtacttcttcctcagcaACCTGTCACTTGTGGATCTCTGCTACTCTTCTGTCATCACCCCGAAAATGCTGGTGAACTTCTTGTCAGAAAAAAACGTCATCTCCTATGCAGGGTGCATGGCACAGCTCTACTTCTTCCTGGTGTTTGTCATTGCTGAGGGTTACATGCTCAcagtgatggcctatgaccgctatgttgccatctgcaggcctttgctttacAACATTATCATGTCTcatcaggcctgctccctgctggtGACTGTGGTTTACATCATGGGGCTTGTTGGCTCATCAATAGAGACTGGCCTCATGATTCAAATGCCCTATTGTGAGGTCGTCATCAGTCATTACTTTTGTGACATCCTCCCCCTCATGAAGCTCTCCTGCTCTAGCACCTATGATGTTGAGGTGACAGTGTACTTTGTGGCTGGATTCAACATCATAGTCACCTGCTTAGCAGTCCTGGTTTCCTATGCCTTCATCATGTACAGCATCTTCCGCATCAGCACTGCAGAAGGAAGGTCCAAAGCCTTCAGCACCTGCACCTCCCACCTTGTGGCTGTGGGCATGTTCTATGGATCTACTGCATTCATGTACTTAAAACCCTCCACAGCCAGTTCTCTGGCCCAGGAGAACGTGGCCTCTGTGTTCTACACCACAGTaatccccatgctgaaccccctCATCTACAGTTTGAGGAACAAGGAGGTAAAGGCTGCCATCCAGAAAACACTGAGGAGAAAAATGGTTTGA
- the LOC112301891 gene encoding olfactory receptor 8A1 isoform X1, giving the protein MVSPDWGAPSPEFLTWAPKQRRMAAENHSTLVDFILGGLTRRSELRLPLFLLFLGIYMVTMIGNLGMMTLIGLNALLHTPMYFFLSNLSLVDLCYSSVITPKMLENFLSEKNVISYAGCMSQLYFFLVFVIAECYILSVMAYDRYVAICRPLLYNIIMSHQACSLLVTVVYIMGLVGSTILTGLMIQLPYCEVLITHYFCDILPLMKLSCSSTYDVEVTVFFVSGFNIIFTCLTVLVSYAFIMYSILRISTAEGRSKAFSTCSSHLVAVGMFYGSTAFMYLKPSTASSLAQENVASVFYTTVIPMLNPLIYSLRNKEVKAAIQKTLRRKRV; this is encoded by the exons ATGGTGAGCCCAGATTGGGGTGCCCcatccccagagtttctgacttg ggctcccaAACAAAGGAGAATGGCTGCAGAAAATCACTCTACACTGGTGGACTTCATTCTTGGGGGATTAACAAGGCGATCAGAGCTCCggctccccctctttctcctcttccttggcATCTACATGGTCACCATGATAGGGAACCTGGGCATGATGACACTGATTGGTCTGAATGCTCTGcttcacacccccatgtacttcttcctcagcaACCTGTCACTTGTGGATCTCTGCTACTCTTCTGTCATCACCCCGAAAATGCTGGAAAACTTCTTGTCAGAAAAAAACGTCATCTCCTATGCAGGGTGCATGTCACAGCTCTACTTCTTCCTGGTGTTTGTCATTGCTGAGTGTTACATCCTCTcagtgatggcctatgaccgctatgttgccatctgcaggcctttgctttacAACATTATCATGTCTcatcaggcctgctccctgctggtGACTGTGGTTTACATCATGGGGCTTGTTGGCTCAACAATATTGACTGGCCTCATGATTCAACTGCCCTATTGTGAGGTCCTCATCACTCATTACTTTTGTGACATCCTTCCCCTCATGAAGCTCTCCTGCTCTAGCACCTATGATGTTGAGGTGACAGTGTTCTTTGTGTCTGGATTCAACATCATATTCACCTGCTTAACAGTCCTGGTTTCCTACGCCTTCATCATGTACAGCATCCTCCGCATCAGCACTGCAGAAGGAAGGTCCAAAGCCTTCAGCACCTGCAGCTCCCACCTTGTGGCTGTGGGGATGTTCTATGGATCTACTGCATTCATGTACTTAAAACCCTCCACAGCCAGTTCCCTGGCCCAGGAGAACGTGGCCTCTGTCTTCTACACCACAGTaatccccatgctgaaccccctCATCTACAGTTTGAGGAACAAGGAGGTAAAGGCTGCCATCCAGAAAACACTGAGGAGAAAAAGGGTTTGA
- the LOC112301891 gene encoding olfactory receptor 8A1 isoform X2, whose translation MAAENHSTLVDFILGGLTRRSELRLPLFLLFLGIYMVTMIGNLGMMTLIGLNALLHTPMYFFLSNLSLVDLCYSSVITPKMLENFLSEKNVISYAGCMSQLYFFLVFVIAECYILSVMAYDRYVAICRPLLYNIIMSHQACSLLVTVVYIMGLVGSTILTGLMIQLPYCEVLITHYFCDILPLMKLSCSSTYDVEVTVFFVSGFNIIFTCLTVLVSYAFIMYSILRISTAEGRSKAFSTCSSHLVAVGMFYGSTAFMYLKPSTASSLAQENVASVFYTTVIPMLNPLIYSLRNKEVKAAIQKTLRRKRV comes from the coding sequence ATGGCTGCAGAAAATCACTCTACACTGGTGGACTTCATTCTTGGGGGATTAACAAGGCGATCAGAGCTCCggctccccctctttctcctcttccttggcATCTACATGGTCACCATGATAGGGAACCTGGGCATGATGACACTGATTGGTCTGAATGCTCTGcttcacacccccatgtacttcttcctcagcaACCTGTCACTTGTGGATCTCTGCTACTCTTCTGTCATCACCCCGAAAATGCTGGAAAACTTCTTGTCAGAAAAAAACGTCATCTCCTATGCAGGGTGCATGTCACAGCTCTACTTCTTCCTGGTGTTTGTCATTGCTGAGTGTTACATCCTCTcagtgatggcctatgaccgctatgttgccatctgcaggcctttgctttacAACATTATCATGTCTcatcaggcctgctccctgctggtGACTGTGGTTTACATCATGGGGCTTGTTGGCTCAACAATATTGACTGGCCTCATGATTCAACTGCCCTATTGTGAGGTCCTCATCACTCATTACTTTTGTGACATCCTTCCCCTCATGAAGCTCTCCTGCTCTAGCACCTATGATGTTGAGGTGACAGTGTTCTTTGTGTCTGGATTCAACATCATATTCACCTGCTTAACAGTCCTGGTTTCCTACGCCTTCATCATGTACAGCATCCTCCGCATCAGCACTGCAGAAGGAAGGTCCAAAGCCTTCAGCACCTGCAGCTCCCACCTTGTGGCTGTGGGGATGTTCTATGGATCTACTGCATTCATGTACTTAAAACCCTCCACAGCCAGTTCCCTGGCCCAGGAGAACGTGGCCTCTGTCTTCTACACCACAGTaatccccatgctgaaccccctCATCTACAGTTTGAGGAACAAGGAGGTAAAGGCTGCCATCCAGAAAACACTGAGGAGAAAAAGGGTTTGA